One window of the Clostridium sp. MB40-C1 genome contains the following:
- a CDS encoding SbcC/MukB-like Walker B domain-containing protein, with translation MKPKILKIEGLNSFEKEQKINFNKLTEKGLFGIFGPTGSGKSTILDAITIALYGKITRTNKGYINTVTKNLSVSYEFEIGVGRERKIYLAERNLKVDKHGAYKTKYARLIEKNYSEDNVIAEGPKEVQKEIEKIIGLTVDDFTRSVVLPQGKFSEFLRLSGKEKRDMLERIFSLEKYGKNLVDKVKKSRNEKIKEQNILTGEFKKYEGLSEDVFREKENELEKLIEEEEILKIKKSNLDKEYEKYKVIYDLEKELKDYKVIEKELRDKSEEYLLKKQSLDKAKKSIIVKPFIDDLNKNKVDIENAEAKLRDLEEKLNYIDEELKITEEKYNIVLEEKEKEIPELIKKESNLLQATEIMKKIQILKTEKNKLLKEHNDVKGRTSILEKELNLLTTNKQGKVKRREEIDNRLKDLRIDFDYKEKLQLCFEKEKEYNKLKNRKEDLDLKVNTKNKEVSQKKEEHKKILEEQKKLDSILLELEAQNNKLKEMNPGDSSLLLEKSQQISFYEKKIEKLLENQKRIQGLDQRLKEIYVDKKTIEENLHIVQNNLKRREEELNVIDKEIEKINKKNLASILAVDLREGKPCPVCGSTHHAIYMEKIDRNVLEEKQEEKTHLEVLLKNTRESLNNFSIKLISMEKEEENLKRDLKGIEEVIGEVNFKNLEEKKESLEESVALFKKKYSEYNKEKEELENQIKIENEKKANINMSEARVSESLKNEKIVLQELKKELFTKMEEFEKITTEYFSLKDELKIEDIVSEIEKIKSMEKESRTIENEEKQLGKDIEKIDKNIEDLKENRAALNIELSKILQSGKEKASIIKSNEEEIERLTEGKNPEEDIKVVKRRINDINELYNILKVKLEKYRNERQEIWNAKLSVSQTVIMLINLQKESIEKLQGALKENNFNNEKEVIEFLLEEEIIKNLEVEINTYEEQLNNVNNNIYRIYKKLNGEHIEEDTWEKIKKERIQNEEILNSKIKEIAGIQKTIEDMKKDLKDLKELRNKEKDISHRLSVLNDIGKLIEGNKFVEFVSMNQLKYIAREASRRLKSITRDRYAIEIDSEGNFTIRDDFNGGEIRDTSTLSGGETFLTSLSLALALSSQVQLKGSAPLEFFFLDEGFGTLDSELLDIVMNSLEKLHSDKLSVGIISHVEELKNRVPIKIIVSPANQGEGGSKVTLEYS, from the coding sequence ATGAAACCCAAAATTCTTAAAATAGAGGGACTAAATTCTTTTGAGAAAGAGCAGAAAATTAATTTTAACAAGCTTACGGAAAAGGGCTTATTTGGAATTTTTGGACCAACAGGAAGTGGTAAGTCTACCATTTTAGATGCTATAACTATAGCTTTATACGGGAAAATAACTAGAACTAATAAAGGATATATAAATACTGTTACTAAAAACCTAAGTGTAAGTTATGAATTTGAAATTGGAGTAGGAAGAGAAAGAAAAATATACTTAGCTGAAAGAAATTTAAAAGTAGACAAACATGGAGCTTACAAAACAAAATATGCTAGGCTTATTGAAAAAAATTATTCTGAAGATAATGTAATTGCAGAGGGACCTAAAGAAGTTCAAAAAGAAATTGAAAAAATTATAGGATTGACGGTTGATGACTTTACTCGTTCTGTTGTTCTTCCACAAGGAAAGTTTAGTGAGTTTTTAAGACTAAGTGGAAAAGAAAAAAGAGATATGTTAGAGAGAATTTTTTCTCTTGAGAAATACGGAAAAAACTTAGTGGATAAGGTAAAAAAATCTAGAAATGAAAAAATAAAAGAACAGAATATATTAACAGGTGAGTTTAAGAAATATGAAGGATTATCAGAAGATGTTTTTAGAGAGAAAGAGAATGAGCTTGAGAAATTAATTGAAGAAGAAGAGATTTTAAAAATTAAAAAGAGTAATTTAGATAAAGAGTATGAAAAGTATAAGGTTATTTATGACCTTGAGAAAGAGCTTAAGGATTATAAAGTTATAGAAAAAGAACTTAGGGATAAGAGTGAAGAATATTTACTGAAAAAGCAAAGTTTAGATAAAGCTAAAAAATCCATAATAGTAAAGCCTTTTATAGATGATTTAAACAAAAATAAAGTAGATATAGAAAATGCTGAAGCTAAATTAAGAGATCTAGAAGAAAAATTAAATTACATAGATGAAGAATTAAAAATAACAGAAGAAAAATATAACATTGTATTAGAGGAAAAAGAAAAAGAAATTCCAGAACTTATAAAAAAAGAAAGCAATCTTCTTCAAGCAACTGAAATTATGAAGAAAATTCAAATTTTAAAAACAGAAAAAAACAAGTTGCTTAAGGAACACAATGATGTAAAAGGTAGAACAAGTATTTTAGAAAAAGAACTAAATTTACTAACTACTAACAAGCAAGGTAAAGTTAAACGTAGGGAAGAAATAGATAATAGACTAAAAGATTTAAGAATTGATTTTGACTACAAAGAGAAACTACAGCTTTGTTTTGAAAAGGAAAAAGAATATAATAAATTAAAAAACAGAAAAGAGGATTTGGATCTAAAAGTTAATACAAAAAATAAGGAAGTTTCGCAAAAAAAGGAAGAACATAAAAAAATTTTAGAGGAGCAAAAAAAACTTGATAGTATACTTTTAGAATTAGAAGCTCAAAATAACAAACTTAAAGAAATGAATCCAGGAGATAGCTCATTGCTTTTGGAAAAATCTCAACAAATAAGTTTTTATGAAAAAAAAATAGAAAAATTATTAGAAAATCAAAAAAGAATACAAGGTTTAGATCAAAGATTAAAAGAAATTTATGTAGATAAAAAAACTATAGAAGAGAATTTACATATTGTACAAAATAATTTAAAAAGAAGAGAAGAAGAATTAAATGTTATAGATAAAGAAATAGAGAAAATAAATAAAAAAAATTTGGCTAGTATTCTTGCAGTGGACTTAAGGGAAGGAAAACCTTGCCCAGTTTGTGGATCCACTCACCATGCTATTTATATGGAGAAAATAGATAGAAATGTATTAGAAGAAAAGCAAGAAGAAAAAACTCATCTTGAAGTTCTTTTAAAGAATACGAGGGAGAGTTTAAATAATTTTTCTATTAAATTGATATCTATGGAAAAAGAAGAAGAGAATTTAAAGAGAGATCTAAAAGGAATAGAAGAAGTAATAGGAGAAGTTAATTTTAAAAATTTAGAAGAGAAAAAAGAAAGCCTTGAAGAAAGTGTTGCACTTTTTAAGAAAAAATATAGTGAGTACAATAAAGAAAAAGAAGAATTGGAGAATCAAATAAAGATTGAAAATGAAAAAAAAGCTAATATAAACATGTCAGAAGCTAGGGTTAGCGAAAGTCTTAAAAATGAGAAAATTGTTTTACAAGAGTTAAAAAAAGAGTTATTTACTAAAATGGAGGAATTTGAAAAAATCACTACTGAATATTTCTCATTAAAAGATGAGTTGAAGATAGAAGATATAGTTTCTGAAATTGAAAAAATAAAAAGTATGGAAAAAGAGAGTAGGACTATTGAAAATGAAGAAAAACAATTAGGAAAAGACATTGAAAAGATAGACAAAAATATAGAGGATTTAAAAGAAAATCGAGCAGCTTTAAATATAGAATTATCAAAGATACTTCAAAGTGGTAAAGAAAAAGCATCTATTATAAAAAGTAATGAAGAAGAGATTGAAAGATTAACAGAAGGTAAAAATCCTGAAGAGGATATAAAAGTAGTTAAAAGGAGAATTAATGATATTAATGAATTATATAATATCTTGAAGGTAAAATTAGAAAAATATAGAAATGAAAGACAGGAAATATGGAATGCAAAGTTAAGTGTAAGTCAGACAGTTATAATGCTGATTAATTTACAAAAAGAAAGTATAGAAAAGCTTCAAGGAGCATTAAAAGAAAATAATTTTAATAATGAAAAAGAAGTAATTGAATTTTTACTGGAAGAAGAAATTATTAAAAATCTGGAAGTAGAAATAAACACATATGAAGAACAATTAAATAATGTAAATAACAATATCTATAGAATATATAAAAAGTTAAACGGAGAGCATATTGAAGAAGATACATGGGAAAAAATTAAAAAAGAACGAATTCAAAATGAGGAGATACTAAATTCTAAAATAAAAGAAATAGCTGGAATCCAAAAAACAATAGAAGATATGAAAAAAGATTTAAAGGATTTAAAGGAACTTAGAAATAAAGAAAAAGATATAAGTCATAGGTTAAGTGTTTTAAATGATATAGGAAAATTAATTGAGGGTAATAAATTTGTAGAATTTGTTTCTATGAATCAACTTAAATATATCGCAAGAGAAGCTTCAAGAAGGTTAAAGAGTATAACAAGAGATAGATATGCCATTGAAATAGATAGTGAAGGCAATTTTACAATAAGAGATGATTTTAATGGTGGAGAGATAAGAGATACAAGTACTTTATCAGGAGGAGAAACATTTTTAACTTCATTATCATTAGCTTTGGCTCTTTCATCACAAGTTCAATTAAAGGGAAGTGCTCCTTTAGAATTTTTCTTTTTAGATGAAGGATTTGGAACTTTGGATTCAGAGTTACTAGATATAGTTATGAATTCATTAGAAAAGCTTCATAGCGATAAGTTATCGGTAGGTATAATTAGTCATGTAGAGGAGCTTAAAAATAGAGTGCCTATTAAGATTATAGTTAGCCCTGCAAATCAAGGAGAAGGTGGAAGTAAAGTTACACTAGAATATAGCTAA
- a CDS encoding exonuclease SbcCD subunit D, with the protein MRILHTSDWHLGKMLEGASRMDEQEKFLGDFINIVEEKQIDMVIISGDIYDNSNPPARAEKMFYTALKKICNKGKRLVLVIAGNHDNPERLAAASPLAYDQGVIILGRPKSCAEVGKCGEYEILDSGEGFIEININEEKAVIITLPYPSEKRLNEVLSKSIEEEERQKNYSQRIAELFEHLSQKYREDTINLAVTHIFVLGGEETDSERPIQLGGSLAVSATALPERAQYVALGHLHKPQYIKAKTKCVYSGSPLQYSKSEIGYTKSCYLVEVKAGEEAVIEEIHLKNYKPIEVWKCESVEEAIKKCEDNGDKDIWVYLEIKTDEYISQEDIKTMKSLKDDILEIKPLIQSEDEENEDFYNIKEKSMRELFRDFYIKQRMIEPDEEVMELFLNIVGEEEGDEEHETQNS; encoded by the coding sequence ATGAGAATCTTACATACTTCAGATTGGCATCTTGGAAAGATGTTAGAAGGTGCGAGTAGAATGGATGAACAAGAAAAATTTTTAGGAGATTTTATAAATATAGTAGAAGAAAAACAGATAGATATGGTTATAATTTCTGGGGATATATATGATAATAGCAATCCTCCTGCTAGAGCAGAAAAAATGTTTTACACTGCTTTAAAAAAAATATGCAATAAGGGGAAAAGATTAGTTCTTGTAATAGCAGGAAACCATGATAACCCAGAAAGGCTTGCAGCAGCTAGTCCTTTAGCTTATGACCAAGGAGTTATAATTTTAGGAAGGCCTAAAAGTTGTGCTGAAGTAGGAAAGTGTGGAGAATATGAAATTTTAGATTCAGGAGAAGGATTTATTGAGATAAATATAAATGAAGAAAAGGCAGTAATAATAACACTACCTTATCCTAGTGAAAAAAGATTAAATGAGGTTCTTTCAAAAAGTATTGAAGAAGAAGAAAGACAGAAAAATTATTCTCAAAGGATAGCTGAATTATTTGAACATCTTTCCCAAAAATATAGAGAGGATACTATTAATTTGGCGGTTACTCATATTTTTGTATTAGGAGGAGAAGAAACGGACTCAGAAAGACCTATACAACTAGGAGGAAGCTTAGCTGTAAGTGCAACAGCGTTACCAGAAAGAGCTCAATATGTTGCACTTGGGCATTTACACAAACCTCAATATATAAAAGCAAAAACAAAATGTGTTTATTCAGGTTCGCCACTACAATATAGTAAAAGTGAAATTGGATATACTAAAAGTTGTTATTTAGTAGAGGTAAAGGCTGGGGAGGAAGCAGTAATAGAAGAAATACATTTAAAAAATTATAAACCTATTGAAGTTTGGAAATGTGAATCAGTAGAAGAAGCAATCAAAAAATGTGAAGATAATGGCGATAAAGATATTTGGGTTTACTTAGAGATAAAGACTGATGAATATATAAGTCAAGAAGATATAAAAACAATGAAAAGCTTAAAAGATGACATTTTAGAGATAAAACCTTTAATTCAGAGCGAAGATGAAGAAAATGAAGATTTTTATAATATAAAAGAGAAAAGTATGAGAGAGCTTTTTAGAGACTTTTATATAAAACAAAGAATGATAGAACCAGATGAAGAAGTAATGGAGTTGTTTTTGAATATAGTTGGCGAAGAGGAAGGGGATGAGGAGCATGAAACCCAAAATTCTTAA
- a CDS encoding sodium-dependent transporter, with amino-acid sequence MKRDNFGSRMGILAAAAGSAIGLGNIWKFPYITGKNGGAAFILVYLACIALVGVPVMVTEFALGRKTQKNAVGAYKEIEPNKPWYLSGFLAVSTAFIILSFYAIIAGWVFAYVSRGLTGKLMEVAPDQLGDYFGGIISSVSEPMIWTFIVIALTATVVLAGVKSGIEKCSKVLMPVLVLILVALMIRSVTLDGASKGLEFLFKPDFSQLTKDGVLEALGHSFYSLSLGMGIIMTYGSYINKKENLLKLAVQVTIADTLIALMAGIVIFPAVFAYGFKASSGPGLIFITLPAVFKAMPLGRFFATLFFILVAIAAITSTISLMEVVVAFVTEQFNISRKKAAIIIALALFALSIPSNLSMGPWAEFKIFGKNFFDFLDFLTSNIFLPAGGVLVSVFAGWIWGTKNAIKEIESDGLHPFKWTRVYNFAVKFLAPVAITVIFVHSTGAMKYFKGETGEGMTSSALYFIGAILVFGGVVALRVLKVKRESSKE; translated from the coding sequence ATGAAGAGAGATAATTTTGGGTCGAGAATGGGTATCTTGGCAGCAGCAGCAGGCTCGGCAATAGGTTTGGGTAATATATGGAAATTTCCTTATATTACAGGTAAAAATGGTGGGGCAGCATTTATATTAGTTTATTTAGCTTGTATTGCCTTAGTTGGGGTTCCTGTTATGGTTACGGAATTTGCATTAGGTAGAAAAACTCAAAAAAATGCAGTTGGAGCATATAAAGAAATAGAACCTAATAAACCGTGGTATTTATCTGGATTTTTAGCAGTATCTACAGCATTTATTATATTATCTTTTTATGCAATCATAGCTGGGTGGGTATTTGCTTATGTATCAAGAGGTTTGACTGGCAAGCTAATGGAAGTAGCACCAGATCAATTAGGAGATTATTTTGGTGGAATAATCTCAAGTGTTAGTGAACCGATGATATGGACTTTTATAGTAATAGCATTAACTGCCACTGTTGTTTTAGCTGGTGTTAAATCTGGAATAGAAAAATGTAGCAAAGTTTTAATGCCTGTATTAGTGTTGATATTAGTAGCATTAATGATTAGGTCAGTAACTTTAGATGGGGCTTCGAAAGGATTAGAATTCTTATTTAAACCTGATTTTTCACAGTTAACCAAAGATGGAGTTTTGGAAGCATTAGGACATTCTTTTTACTCTTTAAGCTTAGGAATGGGTATTATCATGACTTATGGTAGTTATATAAATAAGAAGGAAAATCTTCTTAAATTAGCGGTTCAAGTAACTATAGCAGATACGTTAATTGCTTTAATGGCAGGAATAGTTATATTTCCAGCAGTATTTGCTTATGGTTTTAAGGCAAGTTCTGGTCCAGGACTAATATTTATAACTCTTCCAGCTGTATTTAAGGCTATGCCATTAGGAAGGTTCTTTGCAACTTTATTCTTTATATTAGTTGCTATAGCTGCAATAACTTCAACTATATCATTAATGGAAGTAGTGGTTGCATTTGTTACAGAACAATTTAATATTAGTAGAAAGAAAGCTGCAATAATAATAGCTTTAGCATTATTTGCTCTTTCTATACCTAGTAATTTGTCTATGGGGCCTTGGGCAGAGTTTAAAATTTTTGGTAAAAACTTCTTTGATTTTCTTGATTTCTTAACATCAAATATATTCTTACCTGCAGGTGGAGTTTTAGTTTCTGTTTTTGCAGGATGGATATGGGGTACAAAAAATGCTATTAAAGAAATTGAAAGTGATGGATTACATCCATTTAAGTGGACTAGAGTATATAATTTTGCAGTAAAGTTTCTTGCACCAGTAGCTATAACAGTTATATTTGTACATTCTACAGGAGCAATGAAGTATTTTAAAGGAGAAACTGGAGAGGGAATGACTTCTAGTGCATTATATTTTATAGGAGCAATTTTAGTATTTGGAGGGGTAGTTGCATTAAGAGTATTAAAAGTTAAAAGAGAAAGTTCCAAAGAGTAA
- a CDS encoding ABC transporter ATP-binding protein, which translates to MLKKFISYYKPHMKLFILDLFCAFMVAGIDLFYPMISREIINEIIPNYQLQRFYKMIIILAVLYIIKLLCNYVVDYWGHVVGVRMQYDMRKELFAHLQELPFSYFDDNKTGHLMSRIVNDLMEVSELAHHGPEDLFISLIMILGSFLALCTINLKLTLIVFIFVPIMFWFAIKKRVNMNNAFRDVRKRVANVNAKIESSISGIRVAKSFTNEDYEMEKFDKGNTEFRESREYAYKTMAEFFSGIRFLMDMLNLIVIFAGGIFAYKRLISIGDLVAYFLYIGSFMQPIRRLTAFVEQYQSGMTGFERFTEIMNVKPEIKDKEDAIELKDVKGDISFNNVSFNYDDKKSILSNINLEVEKGKTLAFVGPSGGGKTTLCHLIPRFYEVTEGNIFIDGKNVKDVTLKSLRENIGIVQQDIFLFGGTIKENILYGNAQASDEEVIQAARNANIHDFIMSLPCGYDTYVGERGIKLSGGQKQRISIARVFLKNPPILILDEATSALDNATEIIIQKSLEKLSKDRTTIVVAHRLSTIKNADEIIVLTNNGIQEKGNHEKLIEKEGIYSKLYKAQFKGYIPDEA; encoded by the coding sequence ATGTTAAAAAAATTTATAAGTTACTATAAACCGCATATGAAATTATTTATATTGGATCTTTTTTGTGCGTTTATGGTAGCTGGGATAGATTTATTTTATCCTATGATATCTAGAGAAATAATTAATGAAATTATACCTAATTATCAGTTGCAGAGATTTTACAAAATGATTATTATTTTGGCAGTATTATATATAATTAAATTATTATGTAATTATGTAGTTGATTATTGGGGACATGTTGTAGGGGTAAGGATGCAGTATGATATGAGAAAAGAACTTTTTGCTCATCTTCAGGAATTGCCTTTTAGCTATTTTGATGACAATAAAACAGGGCATCTTATGTCAAGAATAGTAAATGATTTAATGGAAGTTTCAGAGTTAGCACATCACGGACCAGAAGATTTATTCATATCTTTAATTATGATTTTAGGATCTTTTTTAGCTCTTTGTACAATAAATTTGAAATTAACTCTTATTGTATTTATTTTTGTTCCAATTATGTTTTGGTTTGCTATAAAAAAGAGAGTTAATATGAATAATGCATTTAGGGATGTTAGAAAAAGAGTTGCTAACGTAAATGCTAAAATTGAAAGCAGTATATCTGGAATTCGAGTTGCAAAGTCTTTTACAAATGAAGATTATGAAATGGAAAAATTTGATAAAGGCAATACTGAGTTTAGAGAATCAAGGGAATATGCATATAAAACCATGGCAGAGTTTTTCTCTGGAATTAGATTTCTGATGGATATGTTAAATCTAATTGTTATTTTTGCAGGAGGAATATTTGCTTATAAAAGACTTATAAGTATAGGAGATTTAGTAGCGTATTTTTTATATATAGGTTCATTTATGCAACCTATAAGAAGATTAACTGCTTTTGTAGAACAATATCAATCAGGAATGACTGGCTTTGAAAGATTTACAGAAATTATGAATGTGAAACCTGAAATAAAGGATAAAGAAGATGCTATAGAATTGAAGGATGTAAAAGGAGATATATCTTTTAATAATGTTAGTTTTAATTATGATGATAAGAAATCTATTCTATCCAATATAAACTTGGAAGTAGAGAAAGGAAAGACACTGGCTTTTGTTGGACCTTCTGGAGGGGGAAAGACAACATTGTGTCATTTAATTCCTAGGTTTTATGAAGTGACAGAAGGAAATATATTTATAGATGGAAAAAATGTAAAGGATGTTACTTTAAAGTCTCTTAGAGAAAACATTGGAATAGTACAGCAAGATATATTTTTATTCGGAGGTACTATAAAAGAAAATATATTATATGGTAATGCTCAGGCTTCAGATGAAGAAGTTATACAAGCTGCACGAAATGCCAATATACATGATTTCATAATGAGTTTGCCCTGTGGGTATGATACCTATGTGGGAGAAAGAGGAATAAAGCTTTCTGGTGGTCAAAAACAGAGAATTTCTATAGCTAGAGTTTTTCTTAAGAATCCGCCAATATTGATTTTAGATGAAGCTACATCAGCTCTAGATAACGCTACTGAAATAATAATTCAAAAATCATTAGAAAAGTTATCTAAGGATAGAACTACTATTGTAGTAGCTCATAGGCTTTCAACTATAAAAAATGCAGATGAAATAATAGTTTTAACAAATAATGGAATACAGGAAAAAGGGAATCATGAAAAACTTATAGAAAAAGAGGGGATATATTCTAAACTTTATAAAGCACAATTTAAAGGATATATTCCTGACGAAGCATAA
- a CDS encoding aspartate aminotransferase family protein — translation MRFISIEEVNDLDTKIIDKMYKKHYNPGLYKLFKLSGMDKNFTRASGVHVYDDEGNEYIDFLSGFGALNLGHNNRDVIETIQKVSSKPNMLQVSKNKYAAVLANNISYLTKGELKYSFFTNSGTEAVEEALKLALFYKKGGNIVYFSKAYHGKTLGSLSALGSKVKYKYRSTLLNFIEVPYGNIEKFKETVNNYDVSGVIIEPIQGEGGIIVSKNGFLKELRAICDKKDIVLIFDEVQTGLGRCGSMFCYEKFGVIPDIMCLAKSLSGGIVPIGCVAVEEILWDNTYGKIKNSRFPSSTFGGNTVACAAAIKTLSIIEDNKLYERAEALGNYTISKLLDLKKRHKIIKDVRGMGLMIGIEIGQLNEIIPTKIMEASMSNIISKLMNDYGIISGFTINRPSVLRIQPPLIIDKIQIDYLLYGLDRVLEEESDIFKLGLDSTKNIFKNVF, via the coding sequence ATGAGATTTATTAGTATTGAAGAAGTAAATGATTTAGATACAAAAATAATTGATAAGATGTATAAAAAGCATTACAATCCAGGATTATATAAGTTATTTAAGTTAAGTGGTATGGATAAGAATTTTACAAGAGCTTCTGGGGTACATGTTTATGATGATGAAGGAAATGAGTATATAGATTTTTTAAGTGGATTTGGAGCTTTGAATTTAGGTCACAACAATAGAGATGTTATAGAAACAATACAAAAGGTTAGCTCAAAACCTAATATGCTACAAGTTTCAAAAAATAAATATGCAGCTGTATTGGCAAATAATATAAGTTATTTAACTAAAGGAGAATTAAAATATTCTTTTTTTACCAATAGTGGAACTGAGGCAGTTGAAGAGGCTTTAAAATTAGCTCTTTTTTATAAAAAGGGAGGCAACATAGTTTATTTTTCAAAAGCTTATCATGGAAAGACATTAGGTTCACTTTCAGCTCTTGGAAGTAAAGTTAAATATAAATATAGATCTACCTTGTTAAATTTCATAGAAGTACCTTATGGTAATATTGAAAAATTTAAAGAAACAGTAAACAATTATGACGTATCAGGTGTTATAATAGAGCCTATTCAAGGAGAGGGAGGAATTATAGTTTCTAAAAATGGTTTTCTAAAAGAGCTTAGAGCTATATGTGATAAAAAAGATATAGTTTTAATTTTTGATGAAGTTCAGACTGGACTTGGCAGGTGTGGAAGCATGTTTTGTTATGAAAAGTTTGGGGTTATTCCTGATATTATGTGTTTAGCAAAATCTTTAAGTGGTGGAATTGTTCCAATTGGATGTGTAGCAGTAGAGGAAATATTATGGGACAATACTTATGGTAAGATAAAAAATTCAAGATTTCCAAGTTCAACTTTTGGTGGAAACACTGTAGCTTGTGCAGCGGCTATAAAGACACTAAGCATAATTGAAGATAACAAGTTATATGAAAGAGCTGAAGCACTAGGAAATTATACAATAAGTAAGCTTTTAGATTTAAAAAAAAGGCATAAGATTATAAAAGATGTAAGAGGAATGGGGCTTATGATAGGAATAGAAATAGGACAATTAAATGAAATTATTCCTACTAAAATTATGGAAGCATCTATGTCAAATATAATCTCCAAGCTAATGAATGATTATGGTATAATATCTGGTTTTACAATAAATCGTCCATCTGTGCTAAGAATACAACCTCCTTTAATTATAGATAAAATACAAATAGACTATTTGTTATATGGACTAGACAGAGTTTTAGAAGAAGAAAGTGATATATTTAAATTGGGATTAGATAGCACTAAAAATATATTTAAAAATGTTTTTTGA